A single genomic interval of Flavihumibacter rivuli harbors:
- a CDS encoding glycerophosphodiester phosphodiesterase family protein, producing MNKTVSLPAFDKEGHRGCRGLMPENTIPAMLKALDLGVTTLEMDAVVTADGKVILSHEPFFNHEISTRPDGVPVTEKDEKLLNIYRMDYATTLLFDVGMKPHPRFPRQERQPAVKPLLADVITAAERHAAGNNRPLPFYNIETKSQPATDSVFHPAPGPFVDLIMDVVKEKGVAGRVIIQSFDFRTLKVVHQKYPSIRTAALIEPFDKRTLQQVIDELGFKPSIYSPNYILVNEALVSQCKSLGIKLIPWTVNDKSGIERLMKLGVDGIITDYPDLF from the coding sequence ATGAACAAGACTGTTAGTTTGCCCGCTTTTGATAAGGAGGGGCATCGGGGGTGCAGGGGGTTAATGCCCGAGAATACCATTCCGGCCATGCTGAAAGCCCTTGACCTCGGGGTGACCACCCTGGAGATGGACGCGGTTGTAACTGCAGATGGTAAGGTAATATTGTCGCACGAGCCTTTTTTTAACCATGAGATCAGTACGCGACCCGATGGGGTGCCGGTGACCGAGAAGGATGAAAAGTTGCTGAATATCTACCGGATGGATTATGCCACAACATTATTGTTTGATGTAGGCATGAAGCCCCATCCACGGTTTCCCAGGCAGGAAAGGCAGCCGGCCGTAAAGCCTTTGCTGGCAGATGTGATTACAGCAGCTGAACGGCATGCTGCCGGTAATAATCGCCCCCTCCCTTTCTACAATATTGAAACCAAATCACAGCCTGCAACGGATTCTGTTTTTCACCCGGCGCCCGGGCCTTTTGTAGACCTGATCATGGACGTGGTTAAAGAGAAAGGCGTTGCCGGTAGGGTGATCATCCAATCTTTCGACTTCAGGACCTTAAAGGTTGTCCACCAGAAATATCCATCTATCAGGACTGCAGCTTTGATTGAACCTTTCGATAAAAGGACATTGCAACAGGTGATCGATGAACTGGGCTTCAAGCCTTCTATTTACAGCCCTAATTACATATTGGTAAACGAGGCATTGGTAAGCCAGTGTAAGTCCTTAGGGATAAAGCTTATCCCATGGACTGTTAATGATAAGTCCGGAATTGAGCGCTTAATGAAGTTGGGAGTTGATGGGATCATTACCGATTACCCCGATCTTTTTTAG
- a CDS encoding FMN-binding negative transcriptional regulator: protein MYNIRYFKAGDQQEVIEFMKAHPFVILCGVDVEGFPVATHIPVLLEERDGKLFITGHLMRKQDHTNAFATHSEVLVIFSGPHAYISASWYSDPRVASTWNYQAVHAKGQLQFLDDHKLYEMLVKLTGHFEKDPNSPSQVKEMSEEYINSNMSAIIAFEVEVKELKHVFKLSQNHSESNYKSIIQHLEAGTDEEKAVARVMAERKDNVYSPEDPIT from the coding sequence ATGTACAATATCAGATATTTCAAAGCCGGGGACCAGCAGGAAGTGATCGAGTTCATGAAGGCCCATCCTTTTGTGATCCTTTGCGGGGTGGATGTAGAGGGTTTTCCTGTGGCTACCCATATTCCTGTACTATTGGAGGAAAGGGATGGCAAACTATTCATTACCGGGCACCTGATGCGCAAACAGGACCATACTAACGCGTTTGCTACACATAGCGAGGTGCTGGTGATCTTTTCCGGTCCCCATGCCTATATCAGTGCAAGCTGGTATTCCGATCCCCGTGTGGCCAGCACATGGAATTACCAGGCTGTCCATGCTAAAGGGCAGTTGCAATTCCTGGATGACCACAAGCTCTACGAGATGCTGGTAAAACTTACAGGACATTTTGAAAAGGATCCCAACTCCCCTTCACAGGTGAAGGAAATGAGCGAGGAATACATCAATTCCAATATGAGCGCAATCATAGCTTTTGAGGTGGAGGTAAAGGAACTGAAGCATGTATTCAAACTCTCACAAAATCATAGCGAGTCCAATTATAAAAGTATCATTCAGCACCTGGAGGCGGGTACAGATGAGGAAAAGGCTGTGGCAAGGGTAATGGCTGAAAGAAAAGATAATGTATATTCACCAGAGGATCCCATTACCTGA
- a CDS encoding ligand-binding sensor domain-containing protein, with the protein MRRISQIILLVLHCLVATITVGQSPTLNVHHLSTAEGLGDGVVRAIGQDAYGFIWIGTVSGLSRFDGRNIKLYQTGAGKHKEVPFTVPRCITSDSSGNLWIGFNKGLYRFDYPTDQFQLVPQTADLAVTKIIPLNSTHALILTSAGVKLLDLKSLVTRDFKLPKGINQSSIDNNYFNDLGIYKDKVYLTTRDGFYEYSLNRIGAPPTTIQLAFPPPYRKLAISKNGTFWISHGRIGARIMYFQYPEYTATKEFNALETNDDEAVNNNIMGLLVDAQGKLWATSNSRGITSFDPSTGTTRIFYNQPGQFRSLGVFHANEIFQDKNGFIWLGTEGYGVDYFHPDNNLFQIINPNTELGFKVTTPWARMSCEDRNGNIWMTWAGGLTVFSKDRKYIETYENLPTEAKQLHNNSVRSIIADKEGNIWIGTSRGVNCKVPGSSKLKFFFAKDSLPEAFYWSIMQDGKDTIWFGADVGLFYRVPSTKKIYSIRSHPILKDHIKGGVRTLYEDSKGRKWFGLNGQGLLLYDPVNGRIKKWERTEKDNSGLLGNVITAIREDKKGIIWMSSFVGLVAYDPAKDRFSQFSRENGLPSIKTSGLLVDDQDRLWVGTTAGLAILDSNRQNFSIFDLSDGLPTMEFSDMPATALKSGEFIFPTINGFILFNPNNYSSKVKSYTTYLSSIKVFNQPFSSSTNVESLKSIYLKPDQNFFSLQLVALNYNNPQQTWYAYKLDGLEANWVITKANDINYTNVPGGTYTFRYKASSDPNNWNVPEKQLQIKIGTVFYKTLAFLILCMVLIAGLIYAWYLYRLKEQRNIYALKAKAQNLEKEKTVVMYESLKQQLNPHFLFNSLSSLGSLIRTDQAMAQTFLENLSKTYRYLLQSRDHDLISLEEEVKFAQSYTKLIQTRFGEGLVINYNVDKQHLSKNIVPVTLQNLIDNVIKHNIIDIDSPLVVDIFTENNYLVIRNNLQKKNFVETSNKQGLNNLQSLYRYLTNDKIIIDESNGYFTIKIPLI; encoded by the coding sequence ATGCGTAGGATAAGCCAAATTATTCTCCTGGTACTGCATTGCCTGGTTGCCACCATTACCGTTGGACAATCGCCCACCCTCAACGTCCATCACCTTTCCACTGCGGAAGGTCTTGGGGATGGTGTGGTAAGGGCAATCGGGCAAGACGCCTATGGATTTATCTGGATCGGTACAGTAAGCGGACTAAGCAGGTTTGATGGCAGAAACATAAAACTATACCAAACGGGTGCTGGCAAACATAAGGAAGTCCCCTTTACCGTACCCAGGTGCATCACCAGTGACAGCTCGGGAAACCTATGGATAGGTTTCAATAAAGGCTTATACAGGTTCGATTATCCAACAGACCAGTTTCAGTTGGTACCGCAAACAGCCGACCTTGCAGTGACCAAGATTATTCCCCTGAATAGCACCCATGCCCTTATCCTGACATCGGCCGGTGTGAAACTGCTGGACCTGAAGTCCTTGGTAACCCGGGATTTCAAATTACCGAAAGGCATTAACCAAAGTTCAATAGACAATAATTACTTTAATGACCTGGGCATCTATAAGGACAAAGTTTACCTTACGACCAGGGATGGTTTCTATGAATATTCACTAAATAGGATTGGGGCTCCCCCTACCACTATTCAACTTGCCTTTCCCCCTCCCTATAGAAAATTGGCGATCAGTAAGAATGGTACATTCTGGATCTCCCATGGAAGGATAGGTGCCAGGATCATGTATTTCCAATACCCGGAATACACTGCAACAAAGGAGTTCAACGCCCTCGAAACCAATGACGATGAAGCCGTCAATAACAATATCATGGGTTTACTGGTGGATGCCCAAGGAAAACTCTGGGCAACATCCAACTCCAGGGGAATAACCAGCTTTGACCCCAGTACGGGCACGACAAGGATATTTTATAACCAACCCGGACAGTTCCGCTCACTTGGTGTATTTCATGCCAATGAAATATTCCAGGACAAGAATGGTTTCATCTGGCTGGGCACAGAAGGTTATGGAGTGGATTATTTCCATCCGGACAACAACCTTTTCCAGATCATCAATCCTAATACTGAGCTAGGATTCAAGGTCACCACTCCTTGGGCCAGGATGTCTTGTGAAGACCGCAATGGCAATATTTGGATGACCTGGGCAGGAGGACTGACCGTTTTCTCCAAGGATAGGAAGTATATAGAAACGTATGAGAACCTGCCGACTGAAGCCAAGCAACTTCATAACAATTCAGTAAGGTCAATCATAGCCGACAAGGAAGGTAATATCTGGATTGGAACCTCCAGGGGGGTGAATTGCAAGGTGCCCGGAAGTTCAAAACTCAAGTTCTTTTTCGCCAAAGACTCCCTCCCCGAAGCTTTTTATTGGTCCATCATGCAAGACGGGAAAGATACGATCTGGTTTGGGGCAGATGTCGGATTATTCTACCGGGTACCGTCAACAAAAAAGATTTATAGCATCAGGTCGCACCCCATACTTAAAGACCATATTAAAGGAGGTGTACGAACTTTATACGAGGATAGCAAAGGAAGGAAATGGTTCGGGCTGAACGGCCAGGGACTTCTCCTATACGATCCGGTCAATGGCAGGATAAAAAAATGGGAAAGAACCGAAAAGGACAATTCGGGACTTTTAGGCAATGTAATAACCGCCATCAGGGAGGATAAGAAAGGAATAATCTGGATGAGTTCATTTGTTGGCCTCGTTGCCTATGACCCTGCCAAGGATCGCTTCAGCCAATTTTCGAGGGAAAACGGTTTACCATCGATCAAAACATCAGGCTTGCTGGTTGACGACCAAGACCGCCTCTGGGTGGGCACGACCGCTGGCTTAGCCATACTGGACAGCAACCGCCAAAACTTTTCAATATTTGACCTTTCCGATGGCTTACCTACAATGGAGTTTAGTGACATGCCGGCAACCGCATTGAAAAGCGGCGAATTCATTTTCCCTACCATCAATGGCTTCATCCTTTTTAACCCAAACAACTATTCCTCAAAGGTCAAATCCTATACCACCTATCTGTCATCCATCAAAGTATTCAACCAGCCTTTCTCATCAAGCACCAATGTGGAATCACTAAAGAGCATTTACCTGAAGCCTGACCAAAACTTCTTCAGCTTGCAACTTGTCGCCCTGAATTACAATAATCCACAGCAAACCTGGTACGCGTATAAACTCGATGGACTGGAAGCGAACTGGGTGATCACAAAAGCCAATGACATCAATTACACTAACGTACCTGGTGGCACTTACACTTTCAGGTATAAGGCAAGCAGTGACCCTAATAATTGGAACGTACCCGAAAAACAACTTCAAATAAAAATAGGCACTGTCTTCTATAAGACATTAGCCTTCCTTATACTTTGCATGGTCCTAATCGCCGGTCTGATTTATGCCTGGTACCTTTACCGGCTGAAGGAGCAAAGAAATATTTATGCCTTAAAGGCCAAAGCCCAAAACCTTGAAAAAGAAAAAACTGTGGTGATGTACGAAAGCCTGAAGCAACAACTAAACCCTCATTTTCTCTTCAATTCCCTTTCCTCGCTGGGCAGCCTCATACGCACAGACCAGGCAATGGCCCAGACCTTCCTGGAGAACCTCAGCAAAACCTATCGCTATCTGCTCCAAAGCCGGGACCACGACCTGATCTCACTGGAAGAAGAAGTGAAATTCGCGCAGTCCTATACCAAGTTGATCCAGACAAGATTCGGCGAAGGCCTGGTCATTAATTACAATGTCGACAAACAGCATTTGTCTAAAAACATCGTACCGGTAACCTTACAAAACCTGATAGACAATGTGATCAAGCACAATATTATTGACATAGATTCCCCACTGGTGGTTGATATTTTTACCGAGAACAACTACCTTGTCATCAGGAATAACCTTCAAAAGAAAAACTTTGTGGAGACCAGCAACAAGCAAGGCCTGAACAACCTTCAGTCACTCTATCGTTACCTGACCAATGACAAAATAATAATTGATGAATCTAACGGGTATTTTACCATTAAAATCCCCTTGATATGA
- a CDS encoding RNA polymerase sigma factor, translating to MKEHADIQILIDGCAANNRKAQELLYRQYYSFAMVVAQRYSRDDLDAADILSQAFVKVFKSIKSFDPSKGSFKSWLKRIVINEGLDHIKGRSKFGEEIELEMETAAAPNVDNAAIAQLSAKELMTMIQKLPPATHAVFIMYAVEGYNHREIAEELKISEGTSKWHLSEARKFLQNEIMNKY from the coding sequence TTGAAAGAGCATGCTGACATACAAATTCTGATCGATGGTTGTGCGGCCAATAACCGTAAAGCCCAGGAATTGTTATACCGGCAATATTATTCATTTGCCATGGTGGTGGCACAGCGGTATTCCCGTGACGATCTGGATGCTGCAGATATATTGAGCCAGGCTTTTGTCAAGGTCTTTAAGAGTATAAAGTCGTTCGATCCTTCCAAGGGTAGTTTCAAGTCATGGCTGAAGAGAATTGTTATCAATGAAGGCCTGGACCATATCAAGGGTAGGAGTAAGTTCGGCGAGGAGATCGAACTGGAAATGGAAACGGCAGCCGCCCCAAATGTTGACAATGCAGCGATAGCCCAGTTAAGCGCCAAGGAATTGATGACTATGATCCAAAAACTCCCTCCTGCCACGCACGCTGTTTTTATCATGTATGCTGTAGAAGGGTATAACCACCGCGAGATCGCTGAGGAGCTGAAGATAAGTGAGGGAACCTCTAAATGGCATTTAAGCGAAGCAAGAAAATTTCTTCAAAACGAGATAATGAATAAATATTAA
- a CDS encoding carboxypeptidase-like regulatory domain-containing protein, with protein MKRILPALIVLIFAICQKAQAQFEQIKDSVVQLYGVVMTADSLQGIPAVSITVKGQGRGTITNEQGVFSIVVLKGDKIEFTSVGYKPKLVEIPRNIEGNQYSIIQLMVVDTQYLPATIIKPRPTREQFERDFLNTQIPDDDIEIARKNTDEQTRRALMAILPADGREAANYSLGQQAYKYSYRGQIPPMNIMNPAAWGEFIRAWKRGDFKSKK; from the coding sequence ATGAAGAGAATTTTACCTGCACTCATAGTATTGATTTTTGCCATTTGTCAGAAAGCCCAGGCGCAATTTGAACAGATCAAGGACTCCGTTGTACAACTGTATGGCGTGGTAATGACTGCCGACAGTCTTCAGGGGATCCCTGCAGTAAGTATTACTGTCAAGGGTCAGGGAAGGGGTACCATTACCAACGAACAAGGTGTATTTTCTATCGTTGTTTTGAAAGGTGACAAGATCGAATTCACCAGCGTTGGCTATAAACCCAAATTGGTCGAGATTCCCAGGAATATTGAAGGCAACCAATACAGTATCATACAACTGATGGTTGTAGATACCCAATACCTTCCTGCCACCATTATCAAGCCAAGGCCAACCCGGGAACAGTTTGAAAGGGATTTCCTGAACACCCAGATCCCTGATGACGACATCGAGATCGCCAGGAAGAACACAGATGAGCAAACCAGGAGGGCCCTGATGGCCATACTCCCTGCAGATGGACGGGAGGCTGCGAACTATTCATTAGGACAGCAGGCTTACAAATATTCCTACCGCGGACAGATACCGCCCATGAATATCATGAACCCGGCAGCCTGGGGAGAATTTATCCGGGCATGGAAAAGGGGAGATTTCAAGAGCAAGAAATAA
- a CDS encoding Mrp/NBP35 family ATP-binding protein, with protein MTQEQILQALSNVQEPDLGKDIVSLNMVKDVEISGNEVAFTIVLTTPACPMKDLMRNASINAIRLLVNKEANVTVNFTANTSTNRKDTGSVLPKVKNIIAVVSGKGGVGKSTVSANLALALAQGGARVGLMDADIYGPSVPIMFGVRGERPKMMNVGEKGMIVPLERYGIKLMSIGLLVDEKNAVVWRGPMASSAIRQFVTDVLWDELDYLVIDMPPGTGDIHLTLLQTVPVTGVVVVTTPQDVALADAKKGIAMFGQAQINVPIIGIVENMSYFTPAELPQNKYYIFGKEGGKRLAEEYDIPFLGQIPLVQGIREGGDTGVPIMMSDDDVTRKAFEEFAGLAARSIAMRNANLGASKVVEIVA; from the coding sequence ATGACCCAAGAACAAATATTACAGGCCCTGAGCAATGTCCAGGAACCGGACCTGGGAAAGGACATTGTGAGCCTGAACATGGTTAAGGATGTTGAGATCAGCGGAAATGAGGTAGCCTTTACGATCGTTTTGACCACGCCGGCCTGTCCCATGAAAGACCTGATGAGGAATGCCAGTATCAATGCCATCCGCCTGCTGGTAAACAAAGAGGCAAATGTAACAGTGAACTTTACGGCCAATACCAGTACGAACCGGAAGGATACGGGTTCGGTATTACCTAAAGTGAAGAATATCATTGCGGTAGTGAGCGGAAAGGGAGGTGTTGGCAAGAGCACGGTATCCGCCAACCTGGCCCTGGCCCTGGCGCAGGGGGGTGCAAGGGTTGGTTTGATGGACGCAGATATCTATGGCCCCAGTGTGCCCATTATGTTTGGAGTAAGGGGAGAACGCCCCAAGATGATGAATGTTGGGGAAAAGGGGATGATCGTGCCATTGGAGCGCTACGGTATCAAACTGATGAGTATTGGTTTGTTGGTTGATGAGAAGAATGCGGTAGTGTGGCGCGGCCCTATGGCCAGCAGCGCTATCAGGCAATTTGTAACCGATGTTCTGTGGGATGAGTTGGATTACCTGGTAATTGATATGCCACCGGGTACCGGCGATATCCATCTTACCCTGTTGCAAACCGTTCCCGTAACTGGCGTTGTGGTGGTAACCACGCCGCAGGATGTGGCCCTTGCTGATGCCAAGAAAGGGATCGCCATGTTTGGCCAGGCGCAGATCAATGTGCCCATCATCGGTATTGTGGAGAACATGAGTTATTTCACCCCAGCTGAATTGCCGCAGAACAAGTACTATATATTCGGTAAGGAAGGTGGCAAAAGACTGGCAGAAGAATATGATATCCCATTCCTCGGCCAGATCCCGCTGGTGCAGGGTATCAGGGAAGGTGGTGATACCGGTGTTCCGATCATGATGAGTGATGATGATGTGACCAGGAAGGCATTTGAGGAATTTGCCGGGCTTGCAGCCAGGAGTATAGCCATGCGCAACGCTAACCTGGGAGCCAGTAAGGTGGTTGAAATAGTAGCCTGA
- a CDS encoding globin domain-containing protein, protein MQEEKIRLVKASWRKLKNIDPHLLGDTFYSKLFADHPSAKRIFKGPMENHYERTYALINLLITRLEKIDELDLEFIYIIEEHKKIGLKPEHYQWMGNAFIWTIEQGYGAEWNSNLQSAWQEFVSKLNGSLNKALAVM, encoded by the coding sequence ATGCAGGAAGAAAAGATCAGATTGGTAAAAGCATCCTGGAGAAAACTAAAAAACATTGATCCTCATTTACTTGGGGACACCTTCTACAGTAAACTCTTCGCTGACCATCCATCAGCAAAAAGAATTTTCAAGGGGCCCATGGAAAATCATTACGAAAGGACCTATGCCCTCATTAATCTATTGATCACCCGATTGGAAAAGATCGACGAATTGGACCTGGAATTCATTTACATCATTGAAGAACATAAGAAGATCGGCCTGAAGCCAGAGCATTACCAATGGATGGGAAATGCCTTTATCTGGACCATTGAACAAGGATATGGCGCGGAATGGAACAGCAATCTTCAATCCGCCTGGCAGGAATTCGTTAGCAAACTAAATGGTTCACTCAACAAAGCATTGGCAGTAATGTGA
- a CDS encoding globin domain-containing protein produces MRADQIKLIRETWRLVGEEPLAAGILFFDNLYQLEPGLRSIFRTPVSEQTMRLMQMTGTAINLADRPEILEKEIQILAGNLAELELGPSQYAAIGKALIKTLETTLGKRWTDEVIQAWMELHDFILRTAILSEQPA; encoded by the coding sequence ATGAGAGCTGACCAAATTAAGCTGATACGTGAGACATGGAGGCTTGTAGGGGAAGAACCCCTGGCGGCAGGAATACTTTTCTTTGACAACCTGTACCAACTGGAACCAGGACTGCGTTCTATTTTCCGCACTCCCGTTTCAGAGCAAACCATGCGCTTAATGCAAATGACCGGCACTGCCATAAACCTGGCCGACCGCCCAGAAATACTGGAGAAGGAGATTCAAATATTGGCAGGGAATCTTGCCGAACTTGAATTAGGCCCCTCCCAATACGCGGCCATTGGCAAGGCGCTGATCAAAACATTAGAAACGACCTTGGGCAAAAGATGGACAGATGAAGTAATACAAGCCTGGATGGAATTACACGATTTTATTTTACGAACTGCTATCCTGAGTGAACAACCGGCCTGA
- a CDS encoding SDR family oxidoreductase, protein MDLSLKGKNALVCGSTQGIGLAIAEELALLGANCILLARNEARLKEVVASLPRPEGQAHGYAVADFSVVNEVKEVVERIAGERVVHILINNTGGPKAGPIIDAEVVAFEAAFRQHIVVNHLLVQALAPGMKKDRYGRIINIISTSVKIPLNNLGVSNTIRGAVASWAKTMANELAADGITVNNVLPGFTSTARLESLIGYNAANRGWSEEEQARAMAAEVPAKRFGTPNEIAAVAAFLASPAAAYVNGTSIPVDGGRTGSI, encoded by the coding sequence ATGGACCTTTCATTAAAGGGAAAGAATGCGCTTGTTTGTGGAAGTACCCAGGGTATTGGCCTGGCTATTGCCGAAGAGCTTGCGTTGCTGGGTGCCAATTGCATTTTACTGGCCAGGAATGAAGCCCGCCTGAAGGAAGTGGTTGCCTCCCTCCCAAGACCGGAGGGGCAAGCGCATGGGTATGCCGTAGCTGATTTTTCTGTTGTGAATGAGGTGAAGGAGGTAGTGGAACGGATCGCCGGCGAGAGGGTGGTCCATATTTTGATCAACAATACCGGTGGCCCTAAGGCTGGTCCCATCATAGATGCGGAAGTGGTTGCCTTTGAAGCCGCATTCAGGCAGCATATTGTGGTGAACCATCTCCTGGTGCAGGCCCTGGCCCCTGGTATGAAGAAGGATCGCTATGGTCGCATCATCAATATTATCTCAACCTCCGTAAAGATTCCCCTGAACAACCTTGGGGTTTCCAATACCATCAGGGGGGCGGTGGCTTCATGGGCCAAGACAATGGCCAATGAATTGGCTGCAGATGGCATAACAGTGAACAATGTGCTGCCCGGTTTTACCTCCACGGCAAGATTGGAAAGCCTGATCGGTTATAATGCTGCAAACCGGGGTTGGTCAGAAGAAGAACAAGCCAGGGCAATGGCAGCTGAAGTACCGGCCAAACGCTTTGGTACCCCAAATGAAATTGCTGCAGTAGCTGCCTTCCTTGCGAGTCCAGCCGCAGCCTATGTTAACGGAACGTCCATACCGGTTGATGGAGGAAGGACAGGTTCCATCTGA
- a CDS encoding 3-hydroxyacyl-CoA dehydrogenase family protein encodes MFQKIAVIGAGTMGNGIAHVFAQYGFTVSLIDVNADQLSRALATIRKNMERQVAKGSLTEADMQAAHSRIITFTSIPEGVADVQLVVEAATENIDLKLKIFRELDAAAPASAILATNTSSISITRIASVTGRPEKVIGMHFMNPVPVMKLVEIINGYATAPEVTTAISELSKQLQKVPCIVNDYPGFIANRILMPMINEAIYSLYEGVAGVEEIDTVMKLGMAHPMGPLQLADFIGLDVCLSILRVLQEGFGNPKYAPCPLLVNMVTAKKLGVKSGEGFYQYTPGSKELVVSPGFRK; translated from the coding sequence ATGTTCCAAAAGATTGCTGTCATTGGCGCAGGCACCATGGGAAATGGTATTGCGCATGTATTCGCCCAATATGGGTTTACCGTTAGCCTCATAGACGTTAATGCCGACCAACTTTCCAGGGCCCTGGCCACCATCAGGAAAAATATGGAACGCCAGGTTGCCAAAGGCAGCCTTACTGAAGCTGACATGCAGGCTGCCCATAGCCGTATCATCACCTTCACATCCATCCCGGAAGGCGTAGCCGATGTTCAATTGGTGGTAGAAGCTGCCACCGAGAACATAGACCTGAAACTCAAGATCTTCAGGGAACTTGATGCAGCAGCACCTGCTTCTGCGATCCTCGCAACCAACACCTCTTCCATTTCCATTACCCGCATTGCTAGTGTGACCGGCAGGCCGGAGAAAGTAATAGGGATGCACTTCATGAATCCGGTACCGGTGATGAAACTGGTAGAGATCATCAATGGCTATGCCACTGCACCGGAAGTTACCACTGCCATCAGCGAGCTCAGCAAACAACTGCAAAAAGTACCCTGTATTGTAAACGACTATCCCGGCTTTATTGCCAACAGGATCCTGATGCCCATGATCAATGAGGCGATCTATTCCCTTTATGAAGGCGTTGCCGGCGTGGAAGAGATCGATACGGTAATGAAGCTGGGTATGGCCCACCCCATGGGACCATTGCAATTAGCCGACTTTATTGGCCTGGATGTATGCCTGAGCATCCTCAGGGTATTGCAGGAAGGATTTGGCAACCCTAAATATGCCCCTTGTCCCTTGCTGGTCAATATGGTTACCGCTAAAAAACTGGGAGTCAAGTCCGGTGAAGGCTTCTATCAGTACACCCCTGGCAGTAAGGAACTGGTGGTTAGCCCGGGCTTCAGGAAGTAA
- a CDS encoding LytR/AlgR family response regulator transcription factor, which yields MKAVIIEDEHLIAQELKYKIASVAPDVQVEEILPSLKTARKWFMQNAEPDLMFMDVQLSDGVSFDLFEEFNFKCPVIFTTAYNEYAIKAFKTNGIDYLLKPIAEEELKIAIEKGRMFIGAGKNQPIDLNAIILQIAGKGVTGTSQYKERIIVNIRNNWIPINTSEIAYFMRDNLNYLHTFKGDKYIVDFQSLDEVEEIIDPSKFFRANRQFIINIDAIEKVQPNDNQKLTVFLKAPSKLQVDISREKAPAFKKWLDN from the coding sequence ATGAAAGCAGTAATTATTGAGGACGAGCACCTGATTGCCCAGGAATTAAAGTACAAGATAGCCAGCGTAGCTCCTGATGTCCAGGTTGAGGAAATACTTCCCAGCCTGAAGACAGCGAGGAAATGGTTCATGCAAAACGCCGAACCGGACCTTATGTTCATGGATGTACAACTGAGTGACGGGGTAAGTTTCGACCTGTTTGAAGAGTTCAACTTCAAATGCCCGGTGATCTTTACAACTGCCTATAATGAATATGCCATAAAGGCTTTCAAGACCAACGGCATCGATTACCTCCTTAAACCTATAGCAGAAGAGGAATTAAAAATTGCTATCGAAAAGGGAAGAATGTTCATTGGCGCAGGGAAGAACCAGCCCATTGACCTGAACGCAATCATTCTCCAGATCGCGGGAAAAGGTGTTACAGGCACCAGCCAATATAAGGAAAGGATAATCGTGAATATCCGCAATAACTGGATCCCCATCAACACTTCAGAGATCGCCTATTTTATGCGTGACAACCTGAACTACCTGCACACTTTCAAAGGGGATAAATACATTGTAGACTTCCAATCACTGGATGAAGTAGAGGAGATCATAGATCCCTCAAAATTTTTCAGGGCCAACAGGCAGTTCATTATCAATATTGACGCCATTGAAAAAGTACAACCTAACGACAATCAAAAACTTACTGTATTCCTGAAGGCCCCTTCAAAATTACAGGTGGATATCAGCAGGGAAAAAGCTCCAGCCTTCAAGAAATGGCTGGACAATTAA